A stretch of the Alnus glutinosa chromosome 6, dhAlnGlut1.1, whole genome shotgun sequence genome encodes the following:
- the LOC133870486 gene encoding probable peptidyl-tRNA hydrolase 2 isoform X3, with protein sequence MLGSFRNPSQSAKKQQLKQEREWLALSFRPENFIPGLVIGFIFGLLLDLSKPSKNHMRKQNFSPGKPQQEYLGSNIDDQEMKMVCPVILEFVSSNAQHNKAVEISMGHPSVNLKVLVVRQDLKMKSGKIASQCAHAATGMYAELMQSNRPLLRQWEQCGQPKIVVTCKNQQEMNKLKDAAETIGLPTFNVADAGRTQVLAGSKTVLAIGPGPKASVDSVTGKLCLL encoded by the exons CAGCAACTGAAGCAAGAAAGAGAATGGTTAGCATTAAGCTTCAGGCCAGAGAACTTCATTCCAGGCCTTGTCATTGGTTTCATTTTTGGGTTGTTATTGGATCTTTCAAAGCCCTCCAAGAATCATATGAGAAAGCAAAATTTCTCACCGGGCAAGCCCCAACAAGAATATCTGGGCTCAAATATCGATGACCAAGAGATGAAAATGGTTTGTCC TGTTATACTTGAATTTGTATCTTCAAATGCACAACACAATAAAGCCGTTGAAATTTCTATGGGACACCCAAGCGTGAACCttaag GTTTTGGTAGTTAGACAAGACCTGAAGATGAAATCAGGAAAGATTGCATCTCAATGTGCTC ATGCTGCCACTGGCATGTATGCAGAACTGATGCAAAG CAACCGACCCCTTTTGAGACAATGGGAGCAATGTGGGCAGCCTAAAATAGTTGTTACGTGCAAGAATCAACAAGAAAT GAACAAGCTTAAGGATGCAGCTGAGACAATTGGCCTTCCAACTTTTAATGTTGCTGATGCTGGAAGAACACAG GTTTTGGCTGGATCCAAGACGGTTCTCGCCATTGGACCTG GACCAAAAGCATCTGTAGATTCAGTGACAGGAAAACTGTGCCTTCTCTGA
- the LOC133870486 gene encoding uncharacterized protein LOC133870486 isoform X5: protein MLGSFRNPSQSAKKQQLKQEREWLALSFRPENFIPGLVIGFIFGLLLDLSKPSKNHMRKQNFSPGKPQQEYLGSNIDDQEMKMVLVVRQDLKMKSGKIASQCAHAATGMYAELMQSNRPLLRQWEQCGQPKIVVTCKNQQEMNKLKDAAETIGLPTFNVADAGRTQVLAGSKTVLAIGPGPKASVDSVTGKLCLL from the exons CAGCAACTGAAGCAAGAAAGAGAATGGTTAGCATTAAGCTTCAGGCCAGAGAACTTCATTCCAGGCCTTGTCATTGGTTTCATTTTTGGGTTGTTATTGGATCTTTCAAAGCCCTCCAAGAATCATATGAGAAAGCAAAATTTCTCACCGGGCAAGCCCCAACAAGAATATCTGGGCTCAAATATCGATGACCAAGAGATGAAAATG GTTTTGGTAGTTAGACAAGACCTGAAGATGAAATCAGGAAAGATTGCATCTCAATGTGCTC ATGCTGCCACTGGCATGTATGCAGAACTGATGCAAAG CAACCGACCCCTTTTGAGACAATGGGAGCAATGTGGGCAGCCTAAAATAGTTGTTACGTGCAAGAATCAACAAGAAAT GAACAAGCTTAAGGATGCAGCTGAGACAATTGGCCTTCCAACTTTTAATGTTGCTGATGCTGGAAGAACACAG GTTTTGGCTGGATCCAAGACGGTTCTCGCCATTGGACCTG GACCAAAAGCATCTGTAGATTCAGTGACAGGAAAACTGTGCCTTCTCTGA
- the LOC133870486 gene encoding probable peptidyl-tRNA hydrolase 2 isoform X1, translating into MLGSFRNPSQSAKKQQLKQEREWLALSFRPENFIPGLVIGFIFGLLLDLSKPSKNHMRKQNFSPGKPQQEYLGSNIDDQEMKMVCPVILEFVSSNAQHNKAVEISMGHPSVNLKVLVVRQDLKMKSGKIASQCAHAATGMYAELMQRYHCTDYDSPHPCAEEPAFSFLRVVVHLAENFNRPLLRQWEQCGQPKIVVTCKNQQEMNKLKDAAETIGLPTFNVADAGRTQVLAGSKTVLAIGPGPKASVDSVTGKLCLL; encoded by the exons CAGCAACTGAAGCAAGAAAGAGAATGGTTAGCATTAAGCTTCAGGCCAGAGAACTTCATTCCAGGCCTTGTCATTGGTTTCATTTTTGGGTTGTTATTGGATCTTTCAAAGCCCTCCAAGAATCATATGAGAAAGCAAAATTTCTCACCGGGCAAGCCCCAACAAGAATATCTGGGCTCAAATATCGATGACCAAGAGATGAAAATGGTTTGTCC TGTTATACTTGAATTTGTATCTTCAAATGCACAACACAATAAAGCCGTTGAAATTTCTATGGGACACCCAAGCGTGAACCttaag GTTTTGGTAGTTAGACAAGACCTGAAGATGAAATCAGGAAAGATTGCATCTCAATGTGCTC ATGCTGCCACTGGCATGTATGCAGAACTGATGCAAAGGTATCATTGTACTGATTATGATTCTCCTCATCCTTGTGCAGAGGAACCTGCATTCTCATTCCTCAGAGTAGTTGTGCATTTGGCTGAAAATTT CAACCGACCCCTTTTGAGACAATGGGAGCAATGTGGGCAGCCTAAAATAGTTGTTACGTGCAAGAATCAACAAGAAAT GAACAAGCTTAAGGATGCAGCTGAGACAATTGGCCTTCCAACTTTTAATGTTGCTGATGCTGGAAGAACACAG GTTTTGGCTGGATCCAAGACGGTTCTCGCCATTGGACCTG GACCAAAAGCATCTGTAGATTCAGTGACAGGAAAACTGTGCCTTCTCTGA
- the LOC133870486 gene encoding uncharacterized protein LOC133870486 isoform X4 — translation MLGSFRNPSQSAKKQQLKQEREWLALSFRPENFIPGLVIGFIFGLLLDLSKPSKNHMRKQNFSPGKPQQEYLGSNIDDQEMKMVLVVRQDLKMKSGKIASQCAHAATGMYAELMQRYHCTDYDSPHPCAEEPAFSFLRVVVHLAENFNRPLLRQWEQCGQPKIVVTCKNQQEMNKLKDAAETIGLPTFNVADAGRTQVLAGSKTVLAIGPGPKASVDSVTGKLCLL, via the exons CAGCAACTGAAGCAAGAAAGAGAATGGTTAGCATTAAGCTTCAGGCCAGAGAACTTCATTCCAGGCCTTGTCATTGGTTTCATTTTTGGGTTGTTATTGGATCTTTCAAAGCCCTCCAAGAATCATATGAGAAAGCAAAATTTCTCACCGGGCAAGCCCCAACAAGAATATCTGGGCTCAAATATCGATGACCAAGAGATGAAAATG GTTTTGGTAGTTAGACAAGACCTGAAGATGAAATCAGGAAAGATTGCATCTCAATGTGCTC ATGCTGCCACTGGCATGTATGCAGAACTGATGCAAAGGTATCATTGTACTGATTATGATTCTCCTCATCCTTGTGCAGAGGAACCTGCATTCTCATTCCTCAGAGTAGTTGTGCATTTGGCTGAAAATTT CAACCGACCCCTTTTGAGACAATGGGAGCAATGTGGGCAGCCTAAAATAGTTGTTACGTGCAAGAATCAACAAGAAAT GAACAAGCTTAAGGATGCAGCTGAGACAATTGGCCTTCCAACTTTTAATGTTGCTGATGCTGGAAGAACACAG GTTTTGGCTGGATCCAAGACGGTTCTCGCCATTGGACCTG GACCAAAAGCATCTGTAGATTCAGTGACAGGAAAACTGTGCCTTCTCTGA
- the LOC133870486 gene encoding probable peptidyl-tRNA hydrolase 2 isoform X2: MLGSFRNPSQSAKKQLKQEREWLALSFRPENFIPGLVIGFIFGLLLDLSKPSKNHMRKQNFSPGKPQQEYLGSNIDDQEMKMVCPVILEFVSSNAQHNKAVEISMGHPSVNLKVLVVRQDLKMKSGKIASQCAHAATGMYAELMQRYHCTDYDSPHPCAEEPAFSFLRVVVHLAENFNRPLLRQWEQCGQPKIVVTCKNQQEMNKLKDAAETIGLPTFNVADAGRTQVLAGSKTVLAIGPGPKASVDSVTGKLCLL; encoded by the exons CAACTGAAGCAAGAAAGAGAATGGTTAGCATTAAGCTTCAGGCCAGAGAACTTCATTCCAGGCCTTGTCATTGGTTTCATTTTTGGGTTGTTATTGGATCTTTCAAAGCCCTCCAAGAATCATATGAGAAAGCAAAATTTCTCACCGGGCAAGCCCCAACAAGAATATCTGGGCTCAAATATCGATGACCAAGAGATGAAAATGGTTTGTCC TGTTATACTTGAATTTGTATCTTCAAATGCACAACACAATAAAGCCGTTGAAATTTCTATGGGACACCCAAGCGTGAACCttaag GTTTTGGTAGTTAGACAAGACCTGAAGATGAAATCAGGAAAGATTGCATCTCAATGTGCTC ATGCTGCCACTGGCATGTATGCAGAACTGATGCAAAGGTATCATTGTACTGATTATGATTCTCCTCATCCTTGTGCAGAGGAACCTGCATTCTCATTCCTCAGAGTAGTTGTGCATTTGGCTGAAAATTT CAACCGACCCCTTTTGAGACAATGGGAGCAATGTGGGCAGCCTAAAATAGTTGTTACGTGCAAGAATCAACAAGAAAT GAACAAGCTTAAGGATGCAGCTGAGACAATTGGCCTTCCAACTTTTAATGTTGCTGATGCTGGAAGAACACAG GTTTTGGCTGGATCCAAGACGGTTCTCGCCATTGGACCTG GACCAAAAGCATCTGTAGATTCAGTGACAGGAAAACTGTGCCTTCTCTGA
- the LOC133870486 gene encoding uncharacterized protein LOC133870486 isoform X6: MLGSFRNPSQSAKKQQLKQEREWLALSFRPENFIPGLVIGFIFGLLLDLSKPSKNHMRKQNFSPGKPQQEYLGSNIDDQEMKMVCPNRPLLRQWEQCGQPKIVVTCKNQQEMNKLKDAAETIGLPTFNVADAGRTQVLAGSKTVLAIGPGPKASVDSVTGKLCLL; this comes from the exons CAGCAACTGAAGCAAGAAAGAGAATGGTTAGCATTAAGCTTCAGGCCAGAGAACTTCATTCCAGGCCTTGTCATTGGTTTCATTTTTGGGTTGTTATTGGATCTTTCAAAGCCCTCCAAGAATCATATGAGAAAGCAAAATTTCTCACCGGGCAAGCCCCAACAAGAATATCTGGGCTCAAATATCGATGACCAAGAGATGAAAATGGTTTGTCC CAACCGACCCCTTTTGAGACAATGGGAGCAATGTGGGCAGCCTAAAATAGTTGTTACGTGCAAGAATCAACAAGAAAT GAACAAGCTTAAGGATGCAGCTGAGACAATTGGCCTTCCAACTTTTAATGTTGCTGATGCTGGAAGAACACAG GTTTTGGCTGGATCCAAGACGGTTCTCGCCATTGGACCTG GACCAAAAGCATCTGTAGATTCAGTGACAGGAAAACTGTGCCTTCTCTGA